The Gemmatimonadaceae bacterium DNA segment GAATTTCGAGCGCCTCGATATGCGAGAACGTCGGCGTGTACGCGGTGCTGTCGCCGGAGGGGCTGTACACGGAGTTGGCAAAGGCAGTGCCACTCTTGTGCAGCATCCGCATAATGCCGTACCCGGTGCCGAAACCGAGCACCCCACCGAGAAGCGTCACCAGTGGGTGATTGGGCACGTGCCCCTTGGCTTGCAGCAGGACTGTGAAGAACAGCCCGAGCACGCCGGTGATCATCCCGTGCATCCCGCCGCCGGAGACGAAGCGCTCCGCGTTGCTCTGCCCGCTGTGCTCGTGGGTGCGCATCGGGTGCTCCTTATCGCGCGACAAAGCCTGCGACGTCGCTCCACGGCGCACAGCCGGGAGCGGGCGCGCCAGGCACACGTGGCAGCGTATCGCGCACGGCGAGGAGCTCGACGTCGAAGATCAGTGTCGCGGCGGGTGGGATGACCGGCGGCCGTCCGAGCGGACCGTAGGCAAGCTGCTGCGGAATGATGAGTCGGCGCTGGCCGCCTTCGCGCATCCCGTCGAAGCCGACGTCCCAGCCGAGGATGACGCGGCGGAACCCCAGTGGCACCGCGATCGGCTCGCGCGGCGTTCCGCGCGGCGTGGTGTCGCGCGAGGAGTCGAACTTGGTGCCGTCAGTGAGCCAACCGGTGTAATGCGCGTAGACGCAGCGCTGGAAGGCGGCCTCCTCGCCCGTGCCGACGACGAGCTCGATGGCCTCGAGCGCCACCAGCGCACGCGATGGGAGGTCGGTGGGCGGGATGGGCTCGGCGAACCGTGGCGCGGGCGGCGGGGCCGGCACGGTCGCAGCGCGCGGGATGCAGGCGGTGGCGAGAACGAGCAGTAACAGCACGACGGCGCGGGATGACGCCACGCGGGGGCTCCGGAAGGGGAAAGACTTCAGCGCTGAAGCTATGGCTCAGGGGGGACGCCGGAAAGCCAGCCTGCGGCGGACATCCGAAGGTCAGCCCGAGGGGCCGAACCCGATGGCAGGGCGGACCCGGCCGACGTAGGTTGGGAGCCGTGCAGACCCCTCCATCGCTCTCCCGCCTGCTGCTCGTGCAGGGCCTCGGACTGCTGCGCTGGTCGCAGACCGTCCCGATGCTCGTCGCCTGGGCGGCCGTCTGGACGATTCTCGCGGCGTTCGCCTTCGTGAATTTCCAGGAAGAAGGCGTGACGTTGGTGAGCGGGTTCACGAGTTTCCTCGAGCGCGTCCCGGGCGTGCCGGATCCCAGTTCGATCGGACACACGGATGCGTCCGGCGCATTTGTCGTGGATGACGCGGCGTTCAGACGCGTGGCGCTGTCGTATTGGACGACACTCTCGCTGTTGCTGTATCTGCTCGGCTTCGCGCTCCGCACCGTGCGCGGCGAGCGGCCGCCGATCCGGCTGCGCAGCAAGCTGATGGCCGTCGCCGTCGTCGCGGTGTTGACGCTGCTGGCCTTCGTGGAGGTGTTCCGCAACAGCACCGTGCCGATCCACGGCAGCACCTCGAGCTGGCTGATGATGTTCGGCGGCTTGGTGGCGCTCGCCGTGGGTGCGAGCGCCTACTCGTTGACGGTCGGCCACCTGCTGGACCGGCTCTGCTACAGGCTTAGCGCGTGAGTACGGCACCGAGCCACGGCGAGGGCGCACTCGCGCGCGTACGTTGCCGCGTGTTCGGCGGCTCGCAGGGGCGTGGCGTATTCACGATGACGATGTGGGGCTTCGGCGCGATGATGGCGGCGCTGGTCGTCGGCGTGCCCGCACCGATTGCGGCAGTGGTCTTCGTTGGAGTGCTGGCCTGGACGCTGCAGCGGAAGGCCGGCACGGCGACATACACACTCGGACCCTCGACCGTGTCACGCGAGTTCCAGACGTTCAGCGGGCAGGCAACGAGCGAGACGCGCGCGCTCAGCGACATCGCAGCGTGGAAGCAGGACCGCGAACTGGGTCGCTCGCTGCAACAGTATGAGTACCTTGAGCTGGACTTTCGCGATGGAGTGCGCTGGATCGTGACGTCGCGACAGGAGGCGGAGGGTTTCGCGCGGTTTCGCGACGCCTTCGCCGGATTGACATCGGCGGCGGAGGGCCTGGGCGCGGGAACTCCGGCGCTCGCCGCGGCACGCCGGCGTCCGAGTTTCTATCGCACGTGGTATGGCCGATCGCTGGCCATCGTGTTTATCGCGCTTGCGGGCGGGCTCGGCGTCGCGGCCGGCGCAGGCTTGATCGCGCTGACGGGTCTGTTCAAGCTGGCGTTCGTGATCGTGCCGGGCGCGGTCTATATGGCGTGGCGCTCGTTCAGCCGTGGAGCGGCTGCGGTCCTGCTCGTGCTGTCGCTTGGAGGCGTAGCGCCAGAGGCGCAGGCCCAGCGCCCAGCGCCCTCGGCGGAGGTCGCCGTTCCCGCGGGAATGGAGTATGTCGCGTCGAGCCGTGGGCAGGTGTACTACTGGGTCGGCTGCAATGCCTGGCGCCGGCTCGCGCGTGCGAACCTGCGATTCTACGCGACGCGGGAGGCTGCGGAAGCGGCGGGGTACCGCGTGTCGGGAACGGCTGGATGCGCCGGGCCCAGCGCGGGCAGCGGGGCGCCCCGAGAGACTGCGCCGCGTGCGACACCTGCGCCGATCGAACGCAGTCCGTCAGGCGGGCGCGAGCTGCCCTGCGTGCTCGAACGCGTGGTTGATGGCGATACGATCGTCTGCCGAGGTGGGCGGAGCGTGCGGCTGTTGCTCGTGGGTACGCCGGAGCTCAGCCAGCGTCCGTTCGGACCGCAGGCCAAGGCATTCGTGGAGTCACGAGTGCCACGTGGCACGGCGGTCACGTTGGAGCTCGATGTGCAGGAGCGTGACCCCTACGGGCGCACACTGGCGTACGTGCGGCTCCCGGATGGGACGACGCTCAACGAGTTGTTGCTGCAGGAAGGCTTCGCTGAGGTGAGCGTGTATCCGCCGAATGTGCGCCACGTGGACGGCTACCGCGCGCTGCTCCGCGAAGCCAAGGAGGCCAAGCGGGGCCTCTGGGCAACGAGTGCGTTTGAGTGTTCACCCGCAGACCACCGTCGCGGGCGCTGCGAGTAGCGCGACCGTCGCCGCGGCGAACTCTAAGGCCGACACACTCGCGGCGGCCCCAGCGCCGCCTCGCGCGGCATCGCAGCGACGCTCAGGTGCTGCACCTGCGCCGGTTCGGTCGGTGCGAGCGTGATGCGCACCCGAAGATCGCCGCTCGCGCAACGGAGGCGCCACTCGCCGCGCAGCGCATTCTCGGCCACCATCGCGCCTTCCGGACGGCAGCTCCCGCCGGCGGCATCGCGGAGCGCCGCGATCTGTGCCGCACGGCGCGGCGCCGGTTCGTCGCGGAACAGGTTCATCGCCGCGAGCGAATCGGCGAGTGGCTGTGACCAGACGTTGACGAGCCGCGTGACCTGCGACTGCCGCGTCAGCAGCACCGGCGCCGGCTGCGGACTCCGCGGCTCGAGGCCGCCGCTGCGCAGCAGCAGCTCGAAGGCTTGGTCCACGATCGGCGTCCAGCCAGTGTAGGTCAGGCTGCCCAGCGCGATGATGCCGACGCCGTGCTCGGGAAGCCACTTCATTATAGAGCCATAGCCGGGCAAGCCGCCGGTGTGCGAGACGGCGATGCGGAAGTCGCAGTTCTGCGCCACGCGCAGCCCGTAGCCGTAACCGCCGGCGTTCAGCACGGGCGACGCGCCACGCGCGTCCACCGATGCCCCTGCGTAGCGATGGATCTGCTGCATCTCGCGCACGGACGCGCGACGCACCGGCCCCTGCTCAGCCCCGTCACGCGCCGGCCAAGCATCGAGCATATAGGCGACCCATCTCGCGAGGTCGGCCGGTGTCGTGAGCATCCCGCCCATCACGCCGAAGGCGCCGTCGGGCAGCGGGAGCTCGAGCAACCACTCGCCGTCCTGCAGGCGATAGCCGAGCGCGAGCCGCGCC contains these protein-coding regions:
- a CDS encoding thermonuclease family protein, producing the protein MSTAPSHGEGALARVRCRVFGGSQGRGVFTMTMWGFGAMMAALVVGVPAPIAAVVFVGVLAWTLQRKAGTATYTLGPSTVSREFQTFSGQATSETRALSDIAAWKQDRELGRSLQQYEYLELDFRDGVRWIVTSRQEAEGFARFRDAFAGLTSAAEGLGAGTPALAAARRRPSFYRTWYGRSLAIVFIALAGGLGVAAGAGLIALTGLFKLAFVIVPGAVYMAWRSFSRGAAAVLLVLSLGGVAPEAQAQRPAPSAEVAVPAGMEYVASSRGQVYYWVGCNAWRRLARANLRFYATREAAEAAGYRVSGTAGCAGPSAGSGAPRETAPRATPAPIERSPSGGRELPCVLERVVDGDTIVCRGGRSVRLLLVGTPELSQRPFGPQAKAFVESRVPRGTAVTLELDVQERDPYGRTLAYVRLPDGTTLNELLLQEGFAEVSVYPPNVRHVDGYRALLREAKEAKRGLWATSAFECSPADHRRGRCE
- a CDS encoding FKBP-type peptidyl-prolyl cis-trans isomerase, with the protein product MVALEAIELVVGTGEEAAFQRCVYAHYTGWLTDGTKFDSSRDTTPRGTPREPIAVPLGFRRVILGWDVGFDGMREGGQRRLIIPQQLAYGPLGRPPVIPPAATLIFDVELLAVRDTLPRVPGAPAPGCAPWSDVAGFVAR
- a CDS encoding beta-lactamase family protein, with the protein product MTIRSLALAAAIVAALAEPAAAQQPALSSIAPPARFSDPARLAKLRSALPAIDSLMQVFVTQRRVPGYAYGIVVDGQLIHVVAGGRSNLERGTRVDTASVFRIASMSKSFAALAILQLRDEGKLDLDAPAERYVPELSGLRYATSDAPRITVRHLLTHSAGFPEDNPWGDQQLDATEDAFSAMMRGGIPFSNAPGTAYEYSNYGFAILGRIVSNVSGRPYATYLRERILLPLGMTSTTLQSTDVDPARLALGYRLQDGEWLLELPLPDGAFGVMGGMLTTPADLARWVAYMLDAWPARDGAEQGPVRRASVREMQQIHRYAGASVDARGASPVLNAGGYGYGLRVAQNCDFRIAVSHTGGLPGYGSIMKWLPEHGVGIIALGSLTYTGWTPIVDQAFELLLRSGGLEPRSPQPAPVLLTRQSQVTRLVNVWSQPLADSLAAMNLFRDEPAPRRAAQIAALRDAAGGSCRPEGAMVAENALRGEWRLRCASGDLRVRITLAPTEPAQVQHLSVAAMPREAALGPPRVCRP